In Nitrospinota bacterium, a single window of DNA contains:
- the secG gene encoding preprotein translocase subunit SecG: MFNTLLIIVHVFVALVLILVVLLQSGKGAGLGAGFGGSSQSVFGARGPQSFLGKFTTVSAILFMVTSLTLSVLSAGAGHRTVVDGIPADPKVDKANPAAPAAPAPATSGNIDPFQAVKEMQTKEAAAPQPSTAGETKGK; this comes from the coding sequence ATGTTTAACACGCTTCTTATAATCGTCCACGTATTCGTGGCGCTGGTTCTTATCCTCGTGGTGTTGCTCCAGTCCGGCAAAGGGGCCGGCCTTGGCGCCGGTTTCGGCGGCAGTTCGCAAAGCGTCTTCGGCGCGCGCGGCCCGCAAAGCTTCCTGGGGAAGTTCACCACCGTCTCGGCGATCCTCTTCATGGTTACCTCGCTCACCCTTTCGGTGCTTTCAGCCGGCGCCGGTCACCGCACCGTCGTGGACGGGATACCGGCAGATCCCAAGGTGGACAAGGCAAATCCGGCGGCCCCCGCCGCACCCGCTCCCGCCACCAGCGGCAATATCGATCCTTTTCAGGCCGTGAAAGAGATGCAGACCAAAGAAGCCGCCGCACCCCAGCCGTCCACCGCCGGAGAAACCAAGGGAAAATAG
- a CDS encoding triose-phosphate isomerase, protein MRKKLIAGNWKLFNNAYETEALIKKLIDLRAAEMEADVVVAPPFTSLHAAHRVSGHSGIELAAQNVFWEEKGAFTGEVSPAMLLDAGCKWVIIGHSERRQYFGETDETVNRRINAALKAGLKPIVCVGETLRERETDQTTAVIGKQLEGGFAGIAAASFEKITIAYEPVWAIGTGKTATGQQAQDVHAFIRGWLDKKYGAGTAQIVRILYGGSVKSSNAAELMALPDIDGALVGGASLIADDFSAIIRLSAKAGK, encoded by the coding sequence ATGAGAAAAAAACTGATCGCCGGTAATTGGAAGTTATTCAACAACGCCTATGAAACCGAAGCGCTGATCAAAAAACTGATCGACTTGCGCGCCGCTGAGATGGAAGCGGACGTGGTGGTGGCGCCCCCTTTCACCAGCTTGCACGCGGCGCACCGGGTATCCGGCCACTCCGGCATTGAACTGGCCGCCCAAAATGTGTTCTGGGAAGAAAAAGGGGCCTTTACCGGCGAAGTCTCCCCCGCCATGTTGCTGGACGCCGGCTGCAAATGGGTCATCATCGGCCACTCCGAGCGCCGTCAGTATTTTGGAGAGACCGATGAAACAGTCAACCGCAGGATAAACGCCGCACTCAAAGCCGGCCTCAAACCGATAGTCTGCGTAGGGGAAACCCTGCGGGAGCGCGAAACGGATCAAACCACCGCCGTGATAGGCAAACAGCTTGAAGGCGGCTTCGCGGGCATCGCCGCGGCCTCTTTCGAAAAGATCACCATCGCCTACGAGCCGGTATGGGCCATCGGCACCGGCAAGACCGCCACCGGCCAGCAGGCCCAGGACGTACACGCCTTCATCCGCGGTTGGCTGGACAAGAAATATGGCGCCGGCACCGCCCAAATCGTCCGCATCCTCTACGGCGGCTCGGTGAAAAGTTCCAACGCCGCCGAGCTGATGGCCCTTCCCGATATCGACGGCGCGCTGGTGGGGGGCGCCAGCTTGATTGCGGATGATTTCAGTGCTATTATCCGCCTTTCGGCCAAAGCCGGAAAATAA
- a CDS encoding type II secretion system protein, with the protein MKKTLSSGGFTLIELIMVIVILGILAAAAVPRFMDLSGNAQTAAAQAIAASLSSASSMNAAACKVKNAGALPAITTCAGAAALLEGGALPNGYTIGGTAPSCTVIHTATNTVATWPMIATTATACL; encoded by the coding sequence ATGAAAAAAACGCTCTCCAGCGGCGGCTTCACCCTGATTGAGCTGATCATGGTAATCGTTATCCTGGGCATCTTGGCCGCCGCGGCGGTGCCGCGTTTTATGGATCTTTCGGGAAACGCCCAAACCGCCGCCGCCCAAGCCATTGCCGCCTCCCTTTCCTCCGCCAGCTCGATGAACGCTGCCGCCTGCAAGGTGAAAAACGCGGGAGCCTTGCCGGCCATCACCACCTGCGCCGGCGCGGCCGCCCTGCTGGAGGGGGGCGCGTTACCGAACGGCTACACCATCGGCGGCACCGCGCCATCCTGCACGGTCATCCATACCGCAACCAACACGGTGGCGACCTGGCCCATGATCGCCACCACCGCCACCGCCTGCCTGTAA
- the rsmA gene encoding ribosomal RNA small subunit methyltransferase A produces MKKTRTWGNKPKLGQHFLADRSICQKIVEAAEIRPGDHVVEIGPGMGALTGLLASATPRLTLVEPDHELTLDLMLNHGGATLLKEKAEDVDFSAMDGPLIVVSNLPYYASVFIYKHLIAHKRNIARMVLMFQKEVARRIASAPGSRSYGSLSVLSGYHWAIEELFVVKPGAFRPPPKVDSAVLRFTPLKTPPVAVDETALFALVKAAFSQKRRILRNNLKGLYTAASLEQAMAAANLGSNARAEEIPLAAFAVLAGHLQKF; encoded by the coding sequence ATGAAAAAAACGCGCACATGGGGGAATAAACCCAAGCTGGGCCAGCATTTTCTGGCCGACCGCTCCATCTGCCAGAAAATCGTGGAAGCGGCGGAGATACGCCCCGGCGATCATGTGGTTGAAATCGGCCCCGGCATGGGGGCGCTCACCGGCCTGCTGGCATCCGCCACGCCGCGCCTGACCCTGGTGGAGCCGGATCACGAACTGACGCTTGACCTCATGCTCAACCACGGCGGCGCCACATTGCTAAAGGAAAAAGCCGAAGACGTCGATTTCAGCGCGATGGACGGGCCGCTCATCGTGGTGAGCAACCTCCCGTATTACGCCTCCGTCTTTATCTATAAGCACCTCATCGCGCACAAGCGGAATATCGCCCGGATGGTGTTGATGTTTCAAAAAGAAGTGGCCCGCCGCATCGCATCCGCCCCGGGAAGCCGCAGTTACGGGTCTCTCTCGGTGCTGAGCGGTTACCATTGGGCAATTGAAGAACTGTTTGTCGTAAAGCCGGGGGCGTTCCGTCCCCCGCCAAAGGTCGATTCCGCGGTTCTCCGCTTTACGCCGCTGAAAACGCCGCCGGTGGCGGTGGACGAAACGGCCCTCTTTGCGCTGGTGAAAGCCGCGTTCTCGCAAAAGCGCCGCATCTTGCGCAACAACCTGAAAGGGCTTTACACCGCCGCGTCGCTGGAACAAGCGATGGCGGCGGCAAATCTTGGCTCCAACGCGCGCGCCGAGGAAATCCCGCTGGCCGCCTTCGCCGTCCTGGCGGGACATCTGCAAAAATTCTAG
- a CDS encoding DEAD/DEAH box helicase — protein sequence MTIASFDHLGLVEPLRRALRDAKYETPTPIQAQSIPHLLLGRDLLGCAQTGTGKTAAFALPMLQLISEAKLPLRRNAPRALILAPTRELANQIGESFRTYGRHLRVSHTVAFGGVSIVHQIRAMSRGVDILIATPGRLLDLMNQRHVFLDKLEIFVLDEADRMLDMGFIPDVKRIISALPQKRQTLFFSATMPDTVTGLANSLLRNPMQVSVSPVSSTAEKVEQKVLFVERDNKETLLLSLMKDVSISRALIFTRTKHKANRVAEKLNKNNVIAEAIHGNKSQGARMLALKNFSAGRARVLVATDIASRGIDIKGVTHVINFEMPMEPEAYVHRIGRTARAGAAGIAISMCDGEERSILRAIERIIKASIPVDAEHPFHAAHLAHGPAGRSGGGPRRFNNQGGRPFRPSRPQGNRSYASR from the coding sequence ATGACCATTGCATCTTTTGACCACCTGGGGTTGGTGGAGCCCCTCCGCCGCGCGCTGCGCGACGCGAAATACGAGACCCCCACCCCGATACAGGCGCAGTCCATACCGCACCTGCTGTTGGGGCGCGATTTACTGGGCTGTGCGCAAACGGGCACCGGCAAAACGGCTGCCTTTGCGTTACCGATGCTTCAACTGATCTCAGAAGCCAAACTGCCGCTCCGGCGCAACGCGCCGCGGGCGCTGATACTGGCCCCCACGCGTGAACTGGCCAACCAGATCGGCGAAAGCTTCCGCACCTACGGCCGCCATCTGCGCGTCAGCCACACCGTGGCGTTCGGCGGCGTCAGCATCGTCCACCAGATTCGGGCCATGTCCCGCGGTGTTGACATCCTGATCGCCACGCCGGGCCGCCTGCTCGACCTGATGAACCAGCGCCACGTATTCCTCGACAAACTGGAAATCTTCGTTCTGGACGAAGCCGACCGGATGCTCGACATGGGCTTCATCCCCGATGTGAAACGGATCATCTCCGCGCTGCCCCAAAAACGGCAGACGCTGTTTTTCTCCGCCACCATGCCGGATACCGTGACAGGGCTGGCCAACAGCCTTCTGCGCAATCCCATGCAGGTGTCGGTGAGTCCCGTTTCCTCCACCGCCGAAAAGGTCGAACAAAAAGTCCTTTTCGTGGAGCGGGATAACAAGGAAACTCTGCTGCTTTCGCTTATGAAAGACGTAAGCATCAGCCGCGCGCTGATCTTCACCCGTACCAAGCACAAAGCCAACCGCGTTGCGGAAAAGCTGAACAAGAACAACGTTATCGCCGAAGCGATCCACGGCAACAAATCGCAGGGAGCACGCATGCTCGCGCTGAAGAACTTCAGCGCCGGCCGCGCCCGCGTTTTGGTGGCCACCGATATCGCTTCGCGCGGCATCGACATCAAGGGTGTGACGCACGTCATCAACTTCGAAATGCCGATGGAGCCGGAAGCCTACGTACACCGCATCGGGCGCACCGCCCGCGCCGGGGCCGCAGGTATCGCCATCTCGATGTGCGACGGGGAGGAACGCTCCATCCTGCGCGCCATCGAGCGGATCATCAAGGCATCCATCCCGGTCGACGCGGAACATCCGTTCCACGCGGCACACTTGGCGCATGGCCCGGCCGGCCGCTCCGGCGGCGGCCCGCGCCGCTTTAACAACCAGGGGGGACGCCCGTTCCGCCCCTCGCGGCCGCAGGGGAACCGCTCCTACGCCAGCCGCTGA